The nucleotide sequence ATGCGCAGGATGATCATATCAAGACAGGGACCACCGTACTGGTCGGTGATAAGCCTTTCACTGCCAGCGTCCATGTCATGGGCGGCGCACCGGGGACAAAAGAAACCGATCTGCTCGCACCCGACAAGACCGTAGAACAGGTTGACGCACTCGTCCTCTCTGGTGGGTCAGCTTTCGGGCTGGATGCCTGTTCTGGCGTGATGGATGGACTGCGGGCGATGGGCCGAGGCTTTCAGATTGGTGCAATGCACATTCCCATTGTGCCAGGCGCGATTATCTTTGACCTAATCAACGGCGGTGCAAAGGATTGGGGTGAAAACCCTTATCGTGCTCTTGGGCGCGAAGCGCTGGAAAGCGCGTCCGCGCAGTTTGAAACGGGTACCGCGGGCGCGGGCACCGGCGCTACGGCGGCCATGCAAAAAGGCGGGCTGGGCTCTGGCTCAATGGTGTTGCCCGACGGTACGACCGTTGGCGCTCTTGTCGCGGTCAACGCACTTGGCAGTGTGACGACACCAGGCGACAAACACTTTTGGGCAGCACCGTTTGAGATGGATGCAGAGTTTGGTGGGATGGGACCGGATACAAACACCGGCCACGTCACCCCAGAACCCAGCCGCAAAGAACAAGCAATGATGTTGCAGACAACCCAAGGCGCCAACACCACCATCGCCATCATCGCAACCGATGCCCCGCTCACCAAGACTCAATGCCACCGCCTTGCCGTGACAGCGCATGATGGCATGGCGCGTGCGATTGTACCGTCGCACACACCGCTGGATGGGGACTTGGTTTTTGGTGTGGCCACCGGGGACGACACACCAGTAGATCAGATCAAGTTCCGCGAAATAGCAGCCGCCGGGGCGGTCTGCCTGAGCCGGGCCATCGCGCGCGGCGTCTATGATGCAACGGCTGCGCCGGGTGACCTGATCCCAACATACCGTGCGATGAATGGTTTGCGTTAGGGGGCAAAGGCCCCTTCATACATATCGGCGGGAATGGTGCCGCCAGTCGCTACCAACGCACCCAACCGCCCCAGTTCATCCGCGCATTTCGCGCCTGCCCCATTCCCGGCCGTCAAAGCGATGATGCAGTCAGATTGCGGATAAATGAACGGATTGCCGTTGGGCGAAAATGACGTCACACAGCTGTCGAAGGAAACTGAGTGATACCGCAACCCCGGCATCAAACCGGTCAGGATGTCAGCCATCGCAGCACCCGCCGACGGATCGCCACCGCTGCGAAACCAGTCGATCATCTCGGCCACGGACCCCAACTCACGATCCACCGCATCGCCACCGATTTTGATGTATGTTTTGCCATCAGGATAGCGGACAGGTGGCAGGATGTAAGGATCCGCGGAAAGATCGGGCGGCAAATAGACGACCGAAGGCATCCCCGCGAGCCGCGCAGCTTCTTCCGCATCCAATTCAAAGAACGCGATCGTGCGAGCATAGACCCTCGTCGGAATTGGGTCCGGCAGTAGCCCTTCTGACTTCGAAAAAGCGCCACAGGCGACAACGACCTTATCGGCCGCCAGAACGTCACCGCCTGCGCAGACCACACGCGCTTCGCCGTGTTCCTCAGTGATCCGCACCACTTCATCACACAAAATATAGGCACCGGTTGATCGGGCCGCCGCAATCTCGGCGCGGACATGGGCGCGTGGGTTTATCCAACCTGCCTCTGAAGGCTCATAGAGGGCAAGAATACCTTCAGGAAAGGCAAAATCAGTGAAACGGGCAGCAAGGGCGGCCCCACGCAGCGCTTCATGCGCCACGCCATCCGTGACCGCATTGCGCCTGGCATTGAGGATGAAATCACTGCCATCGCCGACCTCTGGCCCCGCAATGATCGCACCCACAGCAGAGAAGAATGATACACCACCCTTCTCTTCAATCTCTTCATAGCGTTTGATCGCCGCTTGCGAGAACCGGGACCAATTCTTTCGGGCATCAATTTTGCGGGTGATCCGCGCCTGATCATAGTGACTGGCGAAAACACCGGTATGGGCCGCTTTCACCTCAGGTTCTGCCGGTCCAACCAGCGCTGTTTTTACCCCCATTTCGGCCAGATGGCGCGCCGCAGCACTGCCCATCAGGCCTGCGCCCACAACGATCACGTCAAAGCTTTGCTCAGTCATGTTGGCCCTCAAACACACGTCGGTACAAGAAGCATGCCAAGCTTTGCCAGAAATGAAAACGGCCCATAGCGTGATGCAACATTACGGACGGCGTGGGCGCACGCCCATTGTCCAAACCCTGCGCCGGATCACCGCCAAAAGCAGCACTGCAACCAATAAACCTGACAGAGCCGTTTTGGATACAGGCTCCATCGTGCCGGTAATCTGGAGAGCGTGCACAACCGTTCCTGCGACAGCCACACTCACCAAAACCGTATGCCCCCAACGCCATAGGCGCAGCGGCAATCGCGCCCGCCAAATGGTAAGCAAAGCGGCCCCGAAAACAGCCCACATCGCCAGCGCGCCCCAGATTGCAAACGGCGTGGGCGACCGAAACAGAAGCACGTCAATCACGTCCGGGGGCTGGTGACCCACAGGCCTACCATATGGATCACGACGGCCAGAACAAGGATAGTGCCTCCATAGCGATGCACGCGGCGACTGGCTTGTAGCGAAAGCCCCGGCAGTGCCCCAATCACCAGCAAAGGCTGGATCAGCATCAGAGACATACCAATGACACCGGCAAAGCCCGCTGCGATGTAAATCGGATCACGCCACTGCAACAAGGGACTCATTGCCGCCGCAAGGATCGGCACGAGGAACGCCGTGATGAGCGCGCCCCAGACCAGAACGCTACGCAGGCTCAAGCACGAATTCTACATGTAGTGTGGTATCGTTGGGGCTCGCCAGCAATGGTCGCAAGAACACAGTCTTGAACGCTGTACTGTCATAGGCCAAATGCCCATGCGCCTGCCCAAAAGCAGGTACAATCTGCGGCATCTCCAAACGGAATGCGCCGTCGGCGTCAGTCAAGGTCGCCCCATGACTATGGGGATCCCGTTCGTGCCCCTCGGTGGTATGCGCCCACATCTGAATGCGCTGATCAGGCAAAGGCATACCATCACCCGCGCGGCGCACCGTTCCGGTCATCCAAAAGCCGCCACCGCCGATGCGGTCCACAATCGGCGCGTCAGGGCGATAGTTGTTGGCACCCCCACGCATGGTCGGGGTTGGGGCCAGCCCCGCAGCCCGTGCGGGGGTCAAAAGGCCTGTTGCAGGTGTCACTAGGGCAGCAGCACCAAGGGCCATCGCCGAACGGCGGTTCATCGGTGATGTCTTCATCTGAAATCTCCGTAAAACGATCTCGCTTCCTCAATCATAGCACGTCACCGCCGTTTGCCGACCCTTCGTTGTGCCTGTCATGGGTCCAATCCCTCAAACCTTCGTGAGATCACCGCTAAAAAGCAAATACCCCGGGAAAGCCCCGGGGTATCGCCAGATCATCAAAGTCAGCGCGTCACGGGCGCCGACCTATTCGCTTAGTTCAGCGCCTGATCCGTAATCACGCTGGTCCACGCGCCCTCAGGCTGCTGGGAAATCACCGGATCGGATCCGCCAGCCAGCAGTGTATCCACGGTCCGCTGGAAATCTGCCGGATCAAGTGAACCATCTGACCCGGCGGTCAGCTTGGCAATTTCGCCCATCATGCGCACTTGTGCCGCCTCGGACTGTGCACCGGTTTCATCATTGTCGAGCACGATGCCTGCTGCATCTTCGGGGTTCTCCTCAGCCCATTTCCAGCCGCGCATCGACGCACGCACAAAGCGGACCATTTTGTCGACGAACACCGGATCTTCGAGGTTCTCTTCCAGCGCATAGATACCGTCTTCCAGCGTCGCGACGCCCTGGTCTTCGTACTTGAAGGTCACCAGTTCATCCTCGGACACACCAGCATCCAACACCTGACCGTACTCGTTGTAGGTCATGGTCGAAATGCAATCCGCCTCACGGTTCAGCAATGGATCGACGTTAAAGCCTTGCTTCAGCACGGTCACGCCATCGTCACTACCATCGGTTGGAATACCCTCTTGGCTCATCCAGCTGAGGAACGGGTATTCGTTACCGAAGAACCAAACGCCAATGGTTTTGCCACGGAAATCCGCGACGCTTTCAATGCCGGTATCTTTCCAGCACGTCAGCATCAGACCGGATGTCTTAAACGGCTGCGCGATGTTCACCACTGGCAAACCCTTTTCACGGGCGGCCAGTGCCGAGGGCATCCAGTTCAGCATCACATCAGCGCCACCGTCTACCAGCACTTGTGGTGGGGCAATATCGGGACCGCCAGGCAGGATCGTGACGTTCAGCCCTTCTTCTTCGTAAAAGCCCTGATCCAAAGCAACATAGTACCCCGCGAACTGCGATTGCGTGACCCACTGCAATTGCAGCGTCACATCATTGGCATGGCCGTCAGCATGCGCGGTCCCACCCAGTCCTGCGGCCAGTGCCGCTGCCATCATTAATTTCTTCATTTCATGACCTCCTAGTCAGTTTCATTTGCCCTCTTATCGGGGCTTGGTCCCGTTATTTACGTTGCGATGGGTGCCAAAAGGTCACCCGCCCCTCAATCCATGCCATCAGCCCGTAGAACGCGCTTCCCGCGAGTGCAGCCACCACAATCTCGGCCCAGACCATATCAAGCGCAAGCTGGCCTACAGACGTGGATATACGAAAGCCCATGCCCACCGTGGGAGAGCCGAAAAATTCAGCAACAATCGCACCAATCAGCGCCAGAGTAGTCGCAATCTTAAGCCCGTTAAAGATAAACGGCATCGCTGCAGGCAAGCGCAGCTTGAACAGCGTTGGCCAATAGCCCGCACCATAGGTGCGCATCAGGTCGCGTTGCATAGGCGTCGTATCGCGCAAACCCGCCACAGTATTCACCAGGATCGGAAAGAACACCATCACCGCAACAACCGCCGCCTTCGACTGCCAGTCACTGCCCAGCCAGCGCACAAAGATTGGCGCCGTGCCGACAATAGGCAAGGCCGCCATGAAGCTACCCACCGGCAAAATACCACGGGTCAAGAACGCAGATCGATCCGCCAGAATGGCCACGGCAAAGGCCGCGATCATCCCGATGATATATCCCGTCATCGCGCCTTTGATGATCGTTTGTTCAAAATCGGCCCAGAGTGTCGGTAGTTCACTGGCAAAGCGATCCGCGATCATGGTTGGTGGCGGCAGGATCACAGGGCTGATTTCAAGCATTCGCACCAGCAACTCCCACATGATCAGCAGCGTCAAACCAAAGATCGCCGGAACCAGCAGCTTCACCAGCCTGTTTTTGGCCATGACGCTATTGGCCAACCGGCTGTTCACAAACCACCCCACACCCCAAACGGCCAATGCACTTATAAGAGCCGTCCCTGTCATGCCGCTTGCATCCCCATGCGGCGCAAGGTCCAGCGCTCTATCAAGCTAAAGAGCCCCACTAGCGCCGCTGCCGTAATGGCCGCCGCAAAAAGCGCCGCCCAAGTGACCATCGGCTGCCCGTATTGGTCACCAACCAGCATACGCGCACCAAACCCAGCCCGCGCACCTGTCGGCAGTTCCGCCACGATAGCACCAACCAGCGATGCCGAAATCCCAATCTTCAGCGAGGCGAAGAGATACGGCACAGATGCAGGCAGTCGTAATTTCCAAAACGCCTGCGATGGGCTCGCATAGTAGGTCCGCAACAGGTCCAACTGCATCCCATCAGGGCTCCGAAGCCCCTTTACCATGCCCACAACGACCGGAAAGAAACTCAGGTAGGCACTGATCACTGCCTTGGGAAACAACCCCTGTATCCCAATCGACCCCAGCATCACGATGATCATCGGCGCGAGCGCCAGGATCGGAATAGTCTGGCTGGCAATCGCCCAAGGCATCACGCTCATATCCATCGCGCGGTTATAGACAATCCCAACCGCCAGCAAGATGCCGAGGCCGGTCCCAATCGCAAAGCCAAGCAAAGTGGCCGACAGCGTTACCCACCCATGGTAAACCAACGACCTGCGGGACGTGATCTTCTTCAAGGCAATCGTATCCCACATCTCGACCGCCACCTGATGCGGGGACGGCAGACGCGGGCGTTCCAACGTATAGGTCATTCCAAAGAGATGCGTGTTGCGTAGGGCCAGCCCGATGCCCGAGTACTCCTGCCGCGCCGCAGGCGTATCAGGCGTCACCGCGATATCCTGCCGCTGCGCCTGATCCGCCGTCAGATGCATATTCATCGGCACGACTGAGACGATCCAAAACAAAAGGATCGCCCCGACAACGGTCAATACGGGCAACAAAGACTTCAAGCAGGCCCCCTGACGCTCTTCGCCCAATCAAATTTCAACCCGTGGGGTCTATTCATCAATATGCCCCGCCCGCAGACCATCGCGTACACGATGCGCCACCTCGATAAATTCCGGCGTATCGCGAATGTCCAAAGGCCGCTCCTTTGGCAAAGGACTATCAATCACATCCGTAATCCGCCCCGGACGCGGGGACATCACAACAATCTTGGTCGACAGATACACCGCCTCGGGGATTGAGTGGGTCACAAACCCAATTGTCTTCTCCGTTCGTGCCCAGAGCTGTAAGAGCTGTTCATTGAGGTGATCACGGACAATCTCATCCAGCGCACCAAAGGGTTCGTCCATCAGCAGGATGTCCGCGTCAAACGCCAGCGCGCGGGCAATCGAGGCACGCTGCTGCATCCCGCCCGACAATTGCCAAGGGAATTTCTTGTCAAACCCGGCCAGATCAACAAGCTCCAGCACACGTGTCACTCTTTCGTTCTGCTCGGCTTTAGAAAACCCCATAATCTCCAACGGCAGCTTGATATTGCCCCCAATTGTGCGCCACGGATAAAGGCCCGCCGCCTGAAACACATAGCCATAAGCACGCGCCATCCGCGCCTCATCCGGGGTCATGCCATTGACAGAAATCTGGCCACCTGTTGGCGTCTCAAGCCCCGCAATACAGCGCAGAAACGTCGTCTTTCCGCAGCCCGAGGGGCCGATAAACGAAACAAAATCGCCCTTATTGATCTCAAGGTTCACATCCTTGAGCGCATGTACAGGGCCATCGTTGGTCTGGAAGGTGAGGTTGAGGCCCGAGGCTGATACTGTAATCATCGCAATTTAGCCTCTAAACCCCATAATCAATGAGAAGAGTCTTTCCGCAGTCGCCCAAGTCACATTTCTCCTTATTCGCTCGCGCCTTGTTATCTCACGAATGATATCATCTGGCTTGTGACCCCAGTTGCCCTTCGCTCGCCGTTCTCTCAGTGTTCGGGATGTTTCGCGGAAGAATGCTGCTAGCTGACTGTCTGAATAGTCGTCCAGCGACACATACTTTTGTCTGCTTCCAGGATCGTAGTTATCAAAGACCATACAGGGATACTTTGGCTCTGGAATGCCATACATCATTCCCAATCGTAGCGATAAGTTAGAATTGAAGTGCTCCTTCGCAAACTCTCCATAGCCAATGCCACTCCGCGTCTCTGTGGTCGGAACACACACGTGCCAAGTGCTGTCGCTGTCCTGGTGAATCCTGTTCCAATTTGCAAACAGCCAATCGGTCTGTTGGCAGGAATAATCAGCAACTAAGACACTCGTAACAGCATTTCGTTGGTATAGCGTTCGGATCTCTTTGCTACTTGCAATTGCCCACATGCTAGCTTCCCAATTTCCCTAGACTCCTGTCGCCGGAATACCCGTCCGCTTCACTGGCTGCGGCGCGGTCAGTTCTTTCCACGAGGACAGCGCTTTGTTCACAGGCGTATTCGCCTCGCGCTTCACGAACTTGCCGTGCCCTTCCTGCGTGCGCACTTCCCCATCATGGATCGCCACGTGGCCGCGCGTCAGGGTAAAGCGCGGCAGGCCCTTCACCTCTTTGCCCTCGAACACGTTATAGTCGATAGCCGATTGCTGGGTACCGGCAGCGATCGTCTTGGTCTTCGCTGGGTCCCAGACCACCAGATCGGCATCAGCCCCGACCATCACAGCACCTTTGTTCGGATAGCAGTTGAGTATCTTCGCGATGTTGGTGGAGGTCACAGCCACAAACTCATTCGGTGTCAGACGCCCCGTCTCAACCCCGTGGGTCCAGAGCATCGGCATCCGATCCTCAAGCCCACCCGTACCATTTGGAATTTTCGAGAAATCACCCACACCTGTCCGCTTCTGTTCGGTCGTAAAGGCGCAGTGGTCCGTCGCCACAACGCTCAATGACCCAGATTGCAAACCCGCCCAAAGGCTATCCTGATGCTGCTTGTTCCGGAAAGGCGGTGACATAACGCGGCGCGCGGCATGGTCCCAATCTTTGTTGAAATATTCACTCTCATCGAGCGTCAGGTGCTGGATCAGTGGCTCACCCCAAACGCGCTTGCCCTGTTGCCGCGCCCGGCGAATGGCCTCATGCGCCTCTTCGCAAGAGGTATGCACCACATAGAGTGGCACACCCGCCATATCAGCGATCATGATCGCGCGGTTGGTGGCCTCGCCCTCAACCTGAGATGGGCGTGAATAGGCGTGACCTTCTGGGCCGGTATTTCCCTCGGTCAGCAGTTTTGCGGTCATCTCGGCGACAACATCCCCGTTTTCCGCGTGGACCATCGCGATGGCCCCCAGTTCTGACAGGCGGTTGAAGGATGAGAAAAGCTCATCATCATTCACCATCAACGCGCCCTTGTAGGCGAGGAAGTGCTTGAAGGTGTTGATACCACGATCCTTCACGACTGTTTCCATGTCGTTGAAGACCTGCTCACCCCACCATGTCACCGCCATATGGAAGGAGTAATCACAGTTCGCACGGGTCGATTTGTTGTCCCAGCGCTTGATCGCGTCGAGCAGGCTCTCGCCCTGATTAGGCAGGCAGAAATCGACAACCATCGTGGTGCCACCCGCAAGGCCAGCACGGGTGCCGCTCTCGAAATCATCGGAGGAGTAGGTGCCCATGAACGGCATTTCCAGATGGACGTGGGGGTCAATACCACCCGGCATGACATAGCAACCGGTCGCATCCAGTTCCTCGTCGCCCTTCAGGTTGGGACCAATCTCGATGATCGTGCCGCCGTCGATCAGGACGTCCGCTTCATAAGTCAGGTCATGGGTAACAATCGTGCCGTTCTTGATGACTTTGGTCATGATCTTTTCTCCCTGTCGGCCTTTCGCGGGCCCTCATCTTCTCATGTTCTCAAATACCTTGGGGGAGGCCGCAGGCCGGGGGCAGCGCCCCCTTTACCCCACAATCTCCGCCGTCTCGACCACCGCATGAAACAGCACATCCGTGCCCGCCGCCGCCCATTCCGGTGAAATCTCTTCCGCCTCATTGTGGCTCAAACCATCCACACAAGGGCACATCACCATCGCTGTCGGATAAAGATCGTTGATCCAGCAGGCATCATGTCCGGCACCCGAGACGATATCCATGTGGCTATAGCCCAACCGCTCCGCCGCGTCGCGCACGGCTTTCACGCAGCCTTCGTCAAAGGCGGGCGGGTCGAATTGCCCGACGATTTCGCAGGAGAACTCCACGCTGATCTCTTCGCAGATCTTCGGTGCGCGTTCTTCGAACTCGGCCACCATCCCGTTCAGCTTGTCCAAAAGATGCGTCCGCATATCGACGGTGAAGACCACCTTACCGGGGATGATGTTGCGGCTGTTTGGGTAGACGTCGATATGCCCGATGGCCCCCACCGCATTTGGTTGGTTCTTCATCGCAATCTCGTGCACCAACTCGGTCACCAAAGCCAAACCGCGCCCCGCGTTCTTGCGCATATGCATCGGCGTTGATCCGGTATGGCTTTCCTTGCCGGTGATCGTACATTCGATCCAGCGCAGGCCCTGGCCGTGCGTCACAACGCCAATGTCCTTGCCTTCAGCCTCCAAAATCGGCCCCTGTTCGATATGCAGTTCAAAGAAGGCATGCATCTTGCGATCACCGACCTTTTCCTCACCCCTCCAGCCGATCCGCTCCAGCTCATCCCCGAAACGTTTGCCATCCGCATCCACCCGGTCATTCGCCCAGTCGAGCGTATGTTTGCCCGCAAAGACGCCCGAGGCGAGCATGGCGGGGGCGTAGCGCGTGCCTTCCTCATTGGTCCAATTCGTCACGACAATCGGATGTTTGGTCTTGATATCGAGGTCATTGAGCGTGCGCAGGATTTCCAGACCACCTAATACGCCCAACACGCCGTCATATTTGCCGCCGGTAGGCTGGGTGTCCAAATGCGAGCCCACATAAACAGGCAGCGCATCCGGATCCGTGCCCTCGCGCCGCGCAAACATGTTGCCGATCTCATCAACACCCATTGTGCAGCCCGCCGCTTCGCACCATTTCTGGAACAGGTGACGGCCCTCGCTGTCTTCATCGGTCAAGGTCTGGCGGTTATTCCCGCCTGCAACACCGGGGCCGATCTTGGCCATTTCCATCAGGCTGTCCCACAGCCGTTCGCCGTTGATACGCAGGTTCTCTCCGGGGGCTGGCATGGGGGCTCCTTCGCTTGCATTTGACCAAGTGGTCAAAACAACGCTAACAGAGGGAAAGCACCAGTCAAGTTTTCCGCTCGGATTACAGGCAGATGCAACCAAAGCTGGCAGTCACGGGCACGTTTGCCCAAATTCCGCCCGGTTTTTAAGCGAAGGATCGGCATGACCAAACCCCCCACCCGTATTCAGCAACGCAACCGCGCTGCGATTTTGTCCGCCGGTTTAGACGTGTTTTCACAATTCGGGTTTCGTGGAACGACTTTGGATCAGATTGCTGAAGCAGCCGGGCTGTCAAAACCCAACTTGCTGTACTATTTCGCCTCAAAAGAAGCGATCCATGCCGCATTGCTGGAACGGTTGCTGGAAACATGGCTAGACCCGCTCAAAGCCCTTGACGGTGCAGGTGACCCCGTCGCCGAGATCATGGGCTACGCCCGGCGCAAACTGGCGATGAGCCGGGACTACCCGCGTGAAAGTCGCCTCTTTGCCAACGAAGTTCTGCAAGGCGCACCACGGATTGAGAATATCCTGAAAAACGACCTCAAGGCACTTGTTGATGAGAAAGCCCGGATCATCAAAGCATGGGTAGATGAGGGCAAGATCGCCGATATCGATCCGCACCACCTGATCTTTTCAATCTGGGCTTTGACCCAGCATTACGCCGATTTCGATGTGCAGGTGCGGGCTGTACTAGGCCGGGACGATCCGTTTGATGGCGCCGAAGAACACGTCGCGAAGGTCATTGCGCGCACCCTTCAATTGTGATCACAAAATGGAAACTTGGTTGCGTAAGTCCGGAACCCTCCCCATATTAGTTTAGTGTTTGCGGCATCGGCGCACCCTGAACGAAATATTTAGGTGTATCTGCAATGTTGGGGCTCATCGCCCCATTTTGGCCCAGATCCTTGGCAGAATGATTGGTGCTTGACCTGCGGCACGAACATCGATTCACTGACGACAGGCAAAAAGGACCTTTGATATGGACGAAAAAATCGCATATTCGCCTGCCTCGAGCAAGGGGTCGAAGCCAAGTACGCGCAACGATTATGCCCCAGGAACATTTACGATCCTGCAGATACTTGAAGCAGCTATTGCCGCAGGGACAGTGCAGATCGCTGGTGGCCGCGACAAGACTGCTATTCATAAGGATGCCGCCAAAATCATGGATCGGTTGAGACCACTGCTCACACCTGAAGAGCTATTCAATCTGCAATTCCCAAAGTCGCGGAATGTAACAGAAATGGGTGGAGATGCGTGGCATACTGCTTTTGAAGCCGCTGGAACGCAAGCCATCGCTGCGACAACAAAGCTTGGCCTAACGCCTGCAAATAAACGATAGGGTCAGGACCGCCAAAAGAGATGGCGGACCGCCCAACACTTCTTGTTATTGGCGGCCCGAACGGGTCTGGAAAGACGACTGTTCTTTCTTTCCTACAGCGCGCCGGGCGCGAGATCCCAGACTATGCAAACGCTGATGAGATTGCGAAGATGCTTCCCGGCGATCTGCATGAACGCAATATACAATCCCAGCGTATTGTAAGAACGAGACGTGACGCTGCCATTGATGCATATGCCTCATTCTCTTACGAGACAGTGATGTCGCATCACAGCCATGTCGACGCCATGGTCAAGGCGAGGGATCTTGGGTTCTTTGTTCAGTTGGTCTTTGTGACCACCGATGATCCGCAGATCAATGTGCAACGCGTTGCAAACCGGGTGCGCGAAGGTGGACATGACGTGCCCACTGACCGTATCATAAACCGCTATCATCGTATTTTTAAAGACACATTGTTCGATGCCATCGCGACCGCTGACGAAGCAATGCTGTTTGACACAACGCGAGGAAACACGATGGCGAGACCGCAGTTTGTCGCCCATATTCGCGGATGGCATGTCACTGTAAAGGATCCTGAGGGACTGTCTTGGCCCGTCTCCCTGCTGGCGCGTATGCAGGCAGACATACGATTTGTATTTGGAGCTTGACTACTCAGCCGCCACCGCACCCGGATTATTCGGGTGCGTTGTCCAGTTGGCGTATTCCTTCTCGACAACCTTGCCCGTGCGCGGGTCAATCTGACCGGGCTGCATCGCCTCCATCGTGATGCAGTTTTCAACCGGACATACGTCGACGCAAAGGTTGCAGGCGACGCATTCCTCATCAATCACGGTAAAGGTACGATCTTCTGACATCGCAATCGCTTGGTGGCTGGTGTCTTCGCAGGCCGCATAGCAACGTCCGCATTTGATGCAATCATCCTGATTGATCTTGGCCTTGGCGATATAGTTCAGGTTCAGATATTGCCAATCCGTCACATTCGGGACGGCACGACCGACCACCTCTTCCACCGAGGTATAGCCTTTTTCATCCATCCACTGCGACAACCCGCTGATCATCTCTTGCACGATCTTGAAACCATAGGTCATCGCTGCCGTGCAAACCTGCACATTGCCTGCACCAAGGCTGATAAATTCCGCCGCATCGCGCCAAGTTGTGATCCCGCCAATGCCACTGATTGGCAGGCCGTGCGTTTCGGGATCGCGCGCAATCTCTGAGACCATCGACATGGCGATGGGTTTCACCGCCGGGCCGCAATAGCCACCATGCGATCCTTTGCCGTCAATCGAAGGCTCGGGTGACATTGTGTCAAGATCGACCGATGTAATCGAGTTGATCGTATTGATCAGGCTGACCGCATCCGCCCCACCACGCATGGCGGCAGCAGCCGGTTTGCGGACATCGGTGATGTTCGGTGTCAGCTTCACGATCACTGGCTTATCGTAGTACTGTTTGCACCAGCGCGTCACCATCTCGATGTATTCAGGCACCTGCCCAACAGCCGCGCCCATGCCCCGTTCCGACATCCCATGCGGGCAGCCAAAGTTCAGCTCAATTCCGTCTGCGCCAGTGGCTGCCACGCGGGGGAGGATGTCTTTCCAGGCCTGTTCTTCACAAGGCACCATGATCGACACGATCATCGCGCGATCGGGGTAGTCGGCCTTCACGCGGGTGATTTCTTCGAGGTTGGTTTCAAGCGGGCGGTCGGTGATCAACTCAATATTGTTCAGACCCAACAACCGCCGATCCGCGCCATAAATCGCACCATAACGCGGGCCATTGACGTTTACGACCGGCGGCCCTTCGGCCCCGAGTGTTTTCCAAACGACGCCGCCCCAGTAAGCCTCAAATGCGCGGCGAACGTTATATTCTTTGTCTGTCGGCGGGGCCGAGGCCAGCCAGAACGGGTTAGGGGATTTGATCCCTAGAAAGTCTGTCGTCAGATCAGCCATCGTTGGTTTCTCCTGTCAAAATCAGCCGCATGCGCCAAAGCGCCCGACCGGAACGC is from Yoonia sp. GPGPB17 and encodes:
- the preA gene encoding NAD-dependent dihydropyrimidine dehydrogenase subunit PreA, whose product is MADLTTDFLGIKSPNPFWLASAPPTDKEYNVRRAFEAYWGGVVWKTLGAEGPPVVNVNGPRYGAIYGADRRLLGLNNIELITDRPLETNLEEITRVKADYPDRAMIVSIMVPCEEQAWKDILPRVAATGADGIELNFGCPHGMSERGMGAAVGQVPEYIEMVTRWCKQYYDKPVIVKLTPNITDVRKPAAAAMRGGADAVSLINTINSITSVDLDTMSPEPSIDGKGSHGGYCGPAVKPIAMSMVSEIARDPETHGLPISGIGGITTWRDAAEFISLGAGNVQVCTAAMTYGFKIVQEMISGLSQWMDEKGYTSVEEVVGRAVPNVTDWQYLNLNYIAKAKINQDDCIKCGRCYAACEDTSHQAIAMSEDRTFTVIDEECVACNLCVDVCPVENCITMEAMQPGQIDPRTGKVVEKEYANWTTHPNNPGAVAAE